The stretch of DNA TTGATACCGCAAAACGTAATCCTCATAGAGATATCATATACAAGCAGGATTATGACTTAATCATTATTGATGAAGCACATAAGCTTAAAAATAATAAAACGAAAAACTATGAGTTTGTTCAAAATTTAAAAAAGAAATTCTGTTTGCTCTTAACTGCTACTCCCATTCAAAACCGCATTAGCGAAATCTTTAATTTAGTTTCTTTATTAAAGCCCGGGCATTTAGGAAATGAGTCAGCTTTTTATCAAAAATACAATAAAGATTCCCGTGACTTGAATGATCATGAACATTTAAAAGAGCTTGTCAATAAAGTTATGATCCGAAACAGAAGAGCTGATACAGGTATTGAATGGACGAAGCGAAAGGTCGAAACCATTCCAATAGAATTCAATATAGAAGAAAGAGACCTTTACGATGCAGTCAGCAGCCTTCGCAGGGAAGGTGATTGGTTAAGCTCTAGCCAATTTTCTGTTATGACACTTCAGCGTGAAGCATGCAGCAGCCGAGAAGCGGTCTATTTCACTCTTAAAAATATGCTAGAAAAACAAGTTGAGCCCTCAAAAGATTTCCAAGACCATATTCAAGCTTTAATCTCTAAGGTGGAAGCTGTTCAGCAAAATTCAAAAGCCGAAAAAGCACTTGAATTAATTCAGCAAATCAATGATAAAGTGATCATTTTTACAGAATATAGGGCAACGCAGATGTATTTGCAATGGTTCCTCAAACAATACGGAATTACATCCGTTCCATTTAGAGGAGGTTTCAAACGAGGGAAAAAGGACTGGATGAGGGAGCTTTTCCAAAAAAACGCCCAAGTCCTTATTGCTACTGAAGCAGGCGGTGAAGGTATTAATCTTCAATTTTGTAATCATATTATCAATTTTGATCTGCCATGGAATCCAATGAGGCTTGAGCAGAGAATCGGTCGTATACATCGCCTCGGACAGGAGAAAGACGTTATGATCTATAATTTTGCCATAAAGGATACTGTTGAAGAGCATATTTTAAAACTTTTATATGAAAAAATTCATCTATTTGAAAAAGTAATTGGCGATTTAGATGATATTCTGACAAAACTGGATTTTGGTAATGTAGAGGATCATCTAGTTGATATTTTTGGCAAATCAGCTTCAGAAGGAGAAATGAGAATCAAAATGGAGAATTTAACAGCGATGATTCAGTTTGCTGAAGAAATACGGGAAGGTGAGAGAAATGCAGCAACAGGAAATTCATAATTTCCTCGAGAAATATTTCTATGCGAACGGATGCGAAATCATTCAAAACGGGCAAGGCTATTTAACTGTACAGCTTACAATTGAACTAGATAAAGAGCTGATGAATAGGCCTTTTTACTGGCATTATTTAGAAAAAACTGGTGGAGTACCTAATCCAATGCAGCTCACATTGATTACAAATCCACATCTTGTTTCTGATCAAATGAAAGGGGAGACCATTCACTTTGGATCCCCTCGCCTCCACCAAATTTTTGAGTCAACGAAAAACTTAGCCGGCTCTATTCGTTTATATGAAAAGCACAATAAACCACCAGGACAGCAGACTCCTTTAAGACCTTGGCTTGGTATGAATATCCGGATCTCATATGAATGCGACAGGAAAAGAGATGTCTTTAAATCAATTGGGTTACAATTAATAAATGGGCAAATGATTGAGGGTTTTCATGATAAACTTCTAAACTTACCTCTGACACCGAAAATTCCTGACTATTCGTTTACACTCTCACCATTAATTATGCCTAAGAGTGGCATATCAAGAGTGGAAAATTTCTTGAGATATAAGCTTGAACATGAGGATCACTCTTGGGCTGAAGATGCAAGAAAACGCTGGCAAAAGGATTTAAAATTGCTGGAACATTTTTACGAAGAAGCTGAGGAAAAAGATGAAAGCTATGAAATTGAAAAAACAGCTTTAAAAGAGCAATACGAGCCAAAGGTTAAAATTTCAATCGTAAACGGTGGTTTGTTTTATTTAACAGATCAAGCTGTTTAAAAACAGCTTGGAAGCACGGCATTCGCCAGTTCCTTTACTAGCCAAAAGAAACCGGTCATTTGACCGGTTTCTTTTGCTGTTCACTTTCCTCTTTTTCTTTTGACATAATAGTACAAAATATAAGGAATCACACCGAACCACCGAAATAAAAATGGCTCTTTCATATCTTTTTTTTCAAGACGATTTCTTTTCCGTTCATTTTTGGGCTGATCAATATATTTAACTACTGTTTGGGTAATGTATTTTACGTAATCATTCGATTTCAATGGCATCACCTGCTCATTTACATATACTTTTTGATCATTTATCTTAGCTTTCAATTCAAGTATGTCCTTTAACAAAAATTAATAATCAGATGATGAAATTTTGCAACTAAATTAATTTCTTTCTACCCATTTAATCATCTTACCTGATTCTTCATCAAAATAACCAAACCCCTTGATATCAGGATATGATCCTATTTTTAAATTGAAGGTTACCATGTACAGAGTTGCAGTAAGTTGAGACGTTTCATAACGAATCGTTCCATCAGTAAACGTAAAGAAGCCTGAGAAAAGTTCTTCATCCCCCTCTATTAATATATTCTCAACCCTTTTCATTGAGCTTAATAAATAGTATTCTTGCTTTAATATCGCCTCTGATTCTTTTAAAAAACGTACTTCCGATAAGTAAGAGTCAATTTGAACGGAGAGCACTAGAGCAGCAAGCAAAATAAAGCAAAATGTAAGTGGATACGTAAAGCCCCTTTCATTCTGCAGCATGTTCTTCCTCCAGATTAATATAAGAGAAAAGAAGCGCAGAATGGGATTGATTATATAAATCCTCTACTGTAAGTTTCATCCCGTCTCGAATAGGGGTAAAGTTGAATGAATCCACTTTCTGAAGTACAATTTCATGCCCTTCATTATTTACTCTCCGTCGCATATTTGTTCCATATTTCTCATAGCTGACATTCTGGCCGTTCTTTCTTAATATTATCTTGTTTTCATATACCTCCAAGCCTTCTGACAACCTTAGCTCTTTTTTTAACTGACTGACAAATACTTGCCATTCCATCCTGCTCACTCTTGCTTCTAGCCCCTTATTATCCAATAAAAATTTCATGCATATGGAAAAAAAAGAAACGATAAGAAGAAAAATAGAAAATGCATATAGCATTTCAAGCATCGTAAACCCTCTACTATTCAAATATTTCGCACTTCTTGTATTCATTTTTAAGAATGTCCTCATATTTCACGCAAACCTCCAATCTACCAGAACGAACAGAGTCTTGATAGACTTCATAAACAGTTTGATTTATTTTAATTATTTCATGAACAGGAACCCTTTGTTCCTTCTTAGCTGTTTGTAAAGTCTCATATAAAAGTTGAGTCCCATCATATTCCTGATGCAATTGAATGGTTCGATTAATGAGTCCCATTATAAGGGGGAAAAAGACCATCGCTATGACTAGCCAAGCGGATAAAGATAAAAGCATCTCAACCAAGAAAAATCCATTATTCCTTCTGCACATAAAACCTTCCCTTTCCAATTAAAAAAGTAAATTTGTACCTTTCCTTATCAATAAAGATCCAGAACGAGCCGAATTTACTAATATTTCCATCAGCCTGAAATTGAAAAAAGAGCTTCATGGATCCTGGCTGAATCTTAATCCTCTCAGGAATTTCCCTTTCGATTAGATATTGGGAGCTTAGCTTTTCATGAATATAATAGGCATCATATTCGATTGGAAAATACACGATTACTTCAGTTTGATGGGAAATAGCATATTGTTGTGCAAACAAAAAGTCTGATTTTAATTGGGAAAAAAATTGTTGTTTTTCAATGGAGCTAAATTGGGGCTTTAACAGAAAGACTGAAAAAGAGGTAATGACGAAAAAAACACTCAATACAAACAAAGATTCTATCAAGGTGAAGCCAGCTTCTCGGCTTCTCATTCAGAAGAAGACTCCTTTTTAACTAGTATTACTTTTCCATCTTCTGCAATCGAGATATTTTCTCCATTTGGACATGAGGTTTCCCCTTCATTAAGATATTTTTCATCTACAAGTGTTTGAATGCTAGCAGGGGGTTTTTTATGCTCAATTTCATATGCTTGTACCTGGGCTTGTACCATTTGCACGAATGCTTCACATCCTTTATTATTTATCGATGAATTATGCTTCGTAATATTTGGAATTGTAATAATTAGTAGAATTGATATAACAAGCAAAACAATTAACATTTCTATTAATGTGAAACCCTTTATATTTTTAAGCAATCTCATTTCTATATTCCCTCCAATAAATGAAACATTGGTAATAGAACTGCTAAATACATCGAAACAATTAAAAAACCAATTACAGTATATAGACAAGGCTGAATTGTTTTTAGCAATTTTTCTGATCTTTCTTCAATTAAATTTAAACAGTGTCTGCTAAAGAATAATAATTCTTGGTCAAGCTTTCCGTTTTTCTGTCCATGTCTAATGATGTTTGGTAGCTCACTGTCAAAAAAAGGATAAATCTTTAATATTTCTTCCAGCTTCTCCCCCTTACGTAAGCTCTGCTTTATTTCTAATCCTAATTCTTGATAAAGCGGCTGCTTATCATTCTTTTCAAATAGACTCAAGGCCTCATGAATGGATACACCCCCAGCTAATAAATAACTGATCTGTACTGAAAAAAATTGAGTATAAAATAATTTTAGGAAGTGGCCAATGATAGGAATAGAAACGAGCAAATTTTTTTGTTTAATCTGGGAATGTTTTTTAAATATCAGCCCATAATACCCGAAGAAAATGAGGAAAAGAGAACCTGTGCCCCCTATTAGAAATGGCATCATTTCACCATACGATGAAACGACCTTCATGAAAAAGTTTGGCTCTAGATTCATTGAAATAAACAAGGAGGAAAATCTCGGCAGTATTACATAGTCAACGAAGATAAACAAAACAACAGTAATAAAGATCAACATTAAAGGATATACAAGTAACTTCTTTAGTTTTTCAAAATCCTTATCCCTTTTAAGCATCATTTCGCTGCCTTCTTGGATAGCACTCGCTAAGCCGCCATGCTGCTCTGCGAAGTATACATAGCCAATTAAATTTTTATTGAAGTTTAATTTTGATAAAATTTGATAAAAAGGATAACCCTCTCTTAAATCTGCGAGACATCCTCTAACCTCCTCTTTTTTATTTTGCGGCAGCTGATACAAGATTGATTCAATTGCTTCTGATAAGGGATAACCTCTTACTAGCAGCTCGCCTGTTCTTTTTAAAAAATGACTTTGCTCTTGCAGATTCCATTTACGCTTTCGCATAATCTAGTACCCACCGCTCATATTCAGATTCCTTGATATACCCAAGAGCAATGCCCTTTTTAATGACATCTTTCAATGTTAAATATTCTACCTTTGATTTTTCACCCTTCGCACCCATCATAGCTGCATTTAACGCTCTCCCTGCAAGAAGCTCAAAAACACTTGCTCTCTTCCATCTACCATAGCTGTAGCAGAAAGGAGAGCACTCCCCCTGGCAAAATGGGCACCTTAACTCGACAAGCCTTTGTGCTGTTACTGCAACAAGCGTTTGTTCAATCTCGAGCCAGTTAACTCCGAATTCATTTAATCTGTAGATAGCCCCCTTTGCATCCCTAGTATGCATTGTACTTAATACAAGATGTCCCGTTAATGCTGCCCGAACTGCGATTTTTGCCGTTTCGGCATCTCTTATTTCACCCACCATAATGATATCCGGATCATGTCTAAGAATGGCCTTTAGCCCAGCAGCATAGGAGACACCTGCTTTTTCATTCACTTGTACTTGAAGAACCAAATCATTATCTTTTTCTATTGGATCTTCTAGCGTTATTATATTGCGATTGAACATATGGGAGGTTTCGTTTAAAAGGGAGTACAATGTTGTAGTCTTTCCTGAGCCGGTCGGACCAGTGAATATAATTAATCCGTGAGCATGCTTCAATAAAGCGAGCATTTTTCGTGTCATAGCTGGGAATAAAGAGATTTGGAAAAAAGGAATTTGTTCCTGCTGAGGGAGGATTCTGATTACGAGACTTTCATTATGACTGGAAGGAAGGGTGGATAATCGAAGGCCAATCATTTGCCCATCTACTGAATAGGAGTATGCCCCACTTTGCGGCCGTCTTTTTTCACCAATGTCCATGGAAGCTGTAAATTTAAAATGGGAAATGAGTCTGTCACATTCTTCTTTCGGTAAATACAGTCTTGGAATTAATTTGTTAGCGAGGCGCAACTGGATGAGTGTGTCTTTCCTTCGGGGAACAATATGAATGTCTGAGGCTTGATTTCTTACTGCATCTTTAATAATTCTTTCAGCGAGCTTTTCTATTATGTTCAATTGAACATGACACCACCTTTTTTGTATATTCGACCTTATTATATATTTTCCATAATTTTTTGACAAATATTTCGCATTAAAAAAATAAATTTTTATAAAATAATATAAAGCCTTTCCTTGTTTAGAGAAGACCTTTATCTCATTGAATATTTCTGAGTACCTGAGGGAATATTTGTGAACATTTTATAAACTTATAGTGAATACAGTGTTAACTCTTGGGACCTGTATTATAATAGAATCAATATCGGTCTGAGGTGAGTCAAGGTGGAACAAACTTTAAAAATTACAAATGTGTTATCTGATCCAACACGCTACTATATTTATCAATACATAACAAAAAGACATAATGAAGTAACTGTTCAGGAAATTGCGGACAATTTTAATATTCATCCTAACGTTGCAAGACTTCATTTATCAAAGTTAGAAGATGTCAATATGCTTGTCTCTGAAACACAAAAAACGGGAAAAGGAGGCCGGCCAAGCAGACTTTATCGCTTATCGGATGATGTCATTCAGCTTCATTTCCCGTATCGAGACTACCAGCTTTTATCAAAAATTGCGATGCAAACACTGCTATCCCTTGGAGAGCAAGCTAAGAGTGCGTTATATGAAACGGGAAAAAAATTTGGTCTTGAATTGATTGATCAGGAAAAGAACCGCTCCTCACAATTTAATGAATCACTTTCCTTTGATCAAAAATTGAATATCATTAAAAATGCAGCTACTATGTCAGGCTTTCATCCTGAGTTTGAAGCAAATGATGAAAAAACAAAGATCTACTTCCAAATATTTAATTGCCCATTCAAAGAAGTAGCTGCAGATCATGAAGAATCAGTATGTAATATGCATTTTGAATTTCTAAAAGGTATGTTTGAAGCCTTATTCGATGAAATTGAGTTAATTGAAAAGGAAAACATGCTAAATGGCTGTGAATCATGCTCCTATCATGCATTCGTCACAAACTAGCAACAAAGAGTTATTTACTTTTAAGCTGGAAATAACTTATAATATGTAATGATGTACTTATAATATGTAATGTTGTATTTTTTTGGGATAAAAGGAGGGATACATATGGATCGTATGTACAGAGTATTAGGCTTCTGGACGGGGATTTTTGCTGTCATGTTCTTTGTAGGCGACATGTATACAACATCTTTAATCTTCTTCGGCCAAACAGGATTTTTCCTACTTTTAAGTTACTTAAAGCTTTCAGAACGTATGTATATGTATGTTTTTGGAGCATATTTAACAGTGTTCTTTATTGGCTTTACATACTGGAGTACATTTATGATGACTCCAGGCGTAAGCGGCCACTAAGAAGTGAATACGTACATAATAAAAAAGCGATGAATCATCGCTTTTTTATTTTTTCCGAATTTCTTTTTCTTGCAGGATAATATGAAAGGATGAGCTAATTCCAGAAGGCATAATGAGACTGCGAATCGCCCTATTTCTCTTACTCACTTCAGAGAATGGATTCGGATCATAATGATCCTGTAAATCCTCTAAAATTCCTGATGTAATTAAAAATTCATCCTGTCTCCATTTGTTTATAAATTGAAGTCCATTCTTGCTTCCTAGATTAATAAATGCATCAAAATGAACATGACTCGTTATATCCATTTCTCCAGGATATAGAAGGATATTATTAATTTGCTGATGTTGATAATAGCCTCTTAAACTGCCTTCCCTTCGCCATAGTTTCTTCCATTCCTCATTCGTATAGCCATAATCAACTGTAAGAACCATTCCATTCGCAAGCACATTGGCAATGCTACAAATCATATCCTCCATTTGTAAAGGAATCTCGATTCTTTGACCATCTTTTATGTTCAATCCACTTTCCTTTAAAAAGGTTAATATTTGCTCGTTTTCCAGTGGAACTACACTCTCTGCAAGCTGATCATTTTCCACAGTGACCATTATTTCCATTAATTGTCCATTTTGTTTTTCGATGACATGTACAGGAAAAGCATCAAATAGTTCATTCGAAAAAATCAGTCCTTCAAAAGGAGAAATTTCCATTAAGCTATCTATTTGTTTTACTCTTTCTGAAAAAATGATTTCATCCTGCTGAAGCTTTCGATGATGTGGACTTGCCTCTAAAATAAAATAATGTATTGGTTCAGTCGATATTTTATTCCATTCATCAATAAATGCATTGGCAAAACGCCCTGTTCCTGCACCAATTTCACATATAGAGGCTTTGAGCTTATTTGCTTTTACTTGCTTATAAAACCATTTTGCTATTGATCTCCCATAAATATCTGATACATTACTTGACGTTATAAAATCTCCATCGCGTCCAATTTTACACTTGTCCCGCATATAATAACCATATTGAGGATGATAAAGGGCAAGCTGAATATATTCTGCATATGTAATTCTTTGTAATGGGCTATTCAGGATCCATTCTTTAAAAAAATTAATCATATTTGCTCCTTTTCACGTTTTCACCATTGACATAGTGATAACTTTATTATATTTTTATTGTAGTAGCTTAACTATATCCCCTCCCATTATATGAATAGAACATCCCCCAGAAAAGCCCTTCTCTTTTGAGAAGGGCTTTTCTATTTAAAAACCATTAAGAAATGGATTAGAATCCATCTCCTGTCCGATCGTTGTAGCTGGTCCGTGTCCAGAAAGAACGATCGTTTCTTCTGGCAGAATTAATAATTTATCATGGATACTTTTTATAAGTTGATTATGGTTTCCGAAAGGAAGGTCTGTACGCCCGATACTTCCATTGAAAAGCGCATCACCGGCAATGACTAAGCCCGAATCTTGGAAATAAAATGATAAACTTCCTGGAGAATGTCCAGGAGTTTCTAAGATTTGAAAAGTGAAATCTCCAATTGTCATTTCTTGTTCTTCAGTAATGAAATAATCCGCTGGCTTCCCACTCACATTCTTTATCATCTCATAACGCAAGGAGCCATTCAATGCAGGATCAAGCAACCAATCAGCTTCCTTTTTGTGAATATAGACTGGAATGCCGAATTCTTCTCGAATATCCTCGACCACTCCGATATGGTCAAAGTGGGCGTGTGTTAAAATTATTGCATGTGGCTTCAATTGATTATGACGAATATAATCGCTAAGCTTTTCACTTTCTTCACCTGGGTCAAATATTAAACATGAATTGTCTTCCTTTGACAATACATAACAATTTGTTTGTAATGGTCCTAATGGTATCTGATTCCATTTCATGTGAATACCTCCATTCGATCGATTGATTAGATTTATTTTACACTAAAGTTAATAATAATTTAAAGAAAACTCTCTCAAGGAGAAAAATATGAAAATAATCTTTGCAGTTGAAGCAAACAATATCATTGAAGAAGTTCCTGAATTTATGGAACTCCTTGTAAAAGAAACAAAAGTATTTGATTTTCATGATTTAATCTTTATGTTTGAAACATATGAAGAGGCGCGTCATGCAGAAGAATTACTGCTTGAGGCTGACCTATTTGAAAATCATTTCGAACTTCTTCTCGTAGATAATGGAGAAAAAGGAGAAACTTTTTCTGACTTTGGATTTGATACTCCCAACCAAACTTATCTGCTAAAGGAACTGCTTTGCTCGTTTTTCATTATTGGTGGGGATGAGGATTCCATTCGCATGGCAGTATTACAGCTCGATGAACATCTCCTATATAAATCTGTTCATGAAAAGGAAACAGTATATTTTGTGGAATCTCACTTAATTGAATTAGTAAAAGGGATTGCCGATGCTTACGACATAAAAGTGTCATTTTTTGAACTCGACAAACAAGTGAAAAAAATATAGAATATAATACGAGTGTATAAGTAAGTTTACATACAGTTTTTTATTTTTAATTAAAAAGGCATATGCCTGCTGATTATTATTTAAAAGGGGGCAATAAATAATGGGACTAGTTATTATCTTCGCATTAGTTGCAGTTCTCGCTGGAATTGGTGCTTGGAGTGCGCTTAAGAACAAGAATATCCTAGGCTTTGTATTCGGAGCCGGTTCATTTGTTGTTTTCGGCGGTTTTGCTTTATTGACACTTATTAACAGTGGATACCCTGCAGTACACTAAGAAATGCTTAAACGCCTTCGGAATGTTCCGAAGGCGTTTCCCTTTGTACCAACCCCGTCATGAATAAGACAAGCTTAATTCTCTAGACTGCAAAAGCCATACTTATCTTGTAATTAAAAGAAGGACTGTCCAAACTATGGTGGACAGTCCTTTTTTCTAGGCTAATAGGAAAGTTTAAGTTTTTTAACGTACTAAAGTAAAGTGTGTTTTCAATTAAATTAACTTCTAATAAGATCGCATAAGAAAAACTAAGGCATTTGCCAAAAAGGACTTGGCGAACGCAAGTTTTTCTAATTATCATTTAATTGACTTACAACTCTTTCGACCTTTTCTTCCATCTTTCTTTTTACATCCCTGCGGTCATCAATACGGATATTTGTCGCTACCCTCATTAACCCATTTTCAAATGGGACCTCATGCATTGCCTGAATGACTTCGAATAATACCGGCAGCTCTCCTTCGATAATCGTATTCATTGGTGTTAGCTGATATCTGATATGCCCTTTTTCTTCATACCCTTTTAATACACGTTGAATATCTGCTACATAGCTGCTGACACTCGGTGTACTTGTTCCTATTGGTATTACAGTTACATCAACAATTGCCATGCTAAATCATCCTTTATCTGTTTTTAGAAATCCTTTATAAGTGGTATTACTTTTTTTGATTGTATGTCAATCAGCTTTTCAAAATTAAAGCCATACAAACAATACTTCCCATCTGGTGAACAGCTTAGCGGTTCATTTTTTAAATCTTCCATGATCACTTCTTTCTCACCTTTTACCGCATCAAACGACCACAGCTGAAATCCATCGCGATAAGAATCAGCTTCTGCACTGAAAAGTGGCTGAAAGGTAAGAAAATGATTCTCTGCATCAAAATCAAAATAAGGAACAAGCCAATCAGAGTAGCGCGTCAAATGCGGAACTGTAAAGGACGACAGCTCTTGAAAATCATTAGAGTGAAAGGTGTAAACAGCCTCATCTGATGCATTTGAGTTTACAGTAATCGTCATAATTAAATCTTTAACGGTTTTAACATAAAATACATCATTAAGGAGTATTTTTTCATTTTGCACGTTTATGCCCTTTTTTACAAGTGGGGCAAAGAGAGAAATATCTTTTTGATCCCAATTTAAATAAATGATTTCATCCTTGTCTACCCAATTAACAAATGGCTCCTTATTATGGATCTCGTCTAGCTTCTTCTCTTTAATATTCATTTGAAACATCGAAAAATCCCAATTCTCCGAAAATGAAGAGATAAGTATCAAGTTTTCATCATAAGGATTCCACTCGAAAGTTAACTCATATGCACTGATGTGCTCAGACATTAACTGCTCGCCTTTTGGATCAATAATCGAAATAATTCCTTCATATGTACTTGGAGCGGAATGGATTAGAATGTATTGACCTGATGGACTCGGGACTACTGAAGATATTGGTACCTCACTCTCAAAGATTAATGAACTCTCGCCTGTAAATACATTATAAGTATATACATTTGAGCCTAGCCCTACATTTGTCATGTAAATTATGGTTTCATTATTTAACCAGCCATTTACTGTATTAAATTGCCCATTTTCAATTGGTATAGGGGTCATGGTTTCATTAGAAACAAATGAGTGAGGAATGGCTTCTTTACCTAGTGAAATATTATGCTTCTTTACAGGCTGCACCCCAACTTCTTTTTCATTTTGGCATCCAAATAAGATAAAAAGGGGAATTGTACATAAAAAAAGAAACATACAGATACTGCTATTTTTCCTTTGCTCCAATTCCTCACCCCTTTTCTCTATCCTATACTTATTACGAAAGAAAATAAAAATTGTTTCATTTTTAACAAAGAAAAAGCCGGAATAACGGCTTTTTCTTAATCCAAAACTTATTCTACATGTATAATGCCGCTAGGTAAATACCGAGAACCTCTTCAAAAATTTCATCAAATTGTGATAACGGTAAAGGATTAATTCCTTTTCCCATTTCTATTGTAAAACCCGGCTTACGAAATTCCTTAATAAACCAATCTTTAAACCCGGCAAAGCTATAAATATATTGTACTGATTTATAACCACTTACTCTAGAAAATTCTTCAGCAAGAGCTCTTGATTCAGGAGGCTCTAAACCCTCATACCCCCAGTAAATCTCTTCACCTTGAGTATGAAAAGCAAGTACTCGATTAAATTGGCGATTTTTTGCCAAATCCGCCATTGCAATTGCCTCAGGTTCAGTCAATGGGGCTGTCCCTGGGTAGTCTCTTGGTGCTGGAGACTTTTCAGGTGATCTCTCCTTCTCGATCTCCCATTTTGCCGGAAATTGATCGTTTAAATCAACACCCCTTATGTTTGCTTTCCAACCTGAGAAATCTGTACTTCCACGATTAATATTTATTACTTGCTCTCTAACTTCTGGAGAGGGCCCGTTAAGAACTAAATCGACTCCATCGGGATTAACCATCGGCACTATTGAAATATTTACCGATTGATATAAGGGCATGGTTTGAAGTCCTCTTATCGGTTTGATATTTGTTAGGGATAAGAGAAAATAATTTAATAACGCCATTAAAACACTCGAGGTAATCCATTCATTTGCATG from Cytobacillus dafuensis encodes:
- a CDS encoding class I SAM-dependent methyltransferase — its product is MINFFKEWILNSPLQRITYAEYIQLALYHPQYGYYMRDKCKIGRDGDFITSSNVSDIYGRSIAKWFYKQVKANKLKASICEIGAGTGRFANAFIDEWNKISTEPIHYFILEASPHHRKLQQDEIIFSERVKQIDSLMEISPFEGLIFSNELFDAFPVHVIEKQNGQLMEIMVTVENDQLAESVVPLENEQILTFLKESGLNIKDGQRIEIPLQMEDMICSIANVLANGMVLTVDYGYTNEEWKKLWRREGSLRGYYQHQQINNILLYPGEMDITSHVHFDAFINLGSKNGLQFINKWRQDEFLITSGILEDLQDHYDPNPFSEVSKRNRAIRSLIMPSGISSSFHIILQEKEIRKK
- a CDS encoding DUF2626 domain-containing protein, giving the protein MDRMYRVLGFWTGIFAVMFFVGDMYTTSLIFFGQTGFFLLLSYLKLSERMYMYVFGAYLTVFFIGFTYWSTFMMTPGVSGH
- a CDS encoding MTH1187 family thiamine-binding protein, with translation MAIVDVTVIPIGTSTPSVSSYVADIQRVLKGYEEKGHIRYQLTPMNTIIEGELPVLFEVIQAMHEVPFENGLMRVATNIRIDDRRDVKRKMEEKVERVVSQLNDN
- a CDS encoding YqgU-like beta propeller domain-containing protein, which encodes MEQRKNSSICMFLFLCTIPLFILFGCQNEKEVGVQPVKKHNISLGKEAIPHSFVSNETMTPIPIENGQFNTVNGWLNNETIIYMTNVGLGSNVYTYNVFTGESSLIFESEVPISSVVPSPSGQYILIHSAPSTYEGIISIIDPKGEQLMSEHISAYELTFEWNPYDENLILISSFSENWDFSMFQMNIKEKKLDEIHNKEPFVNWVDKDEIIYLNWDQKDISLFAPLVKKGINVQNEKILLNDVFYVKTVKDLIMTITVNSNASDEAVYTFHSNDFQELSSFTVPHLTRYSDWLVPYFDFDAENHFLTFQPLFSAEADSYRDGFQLWSFDAVKGEKEVIMEDLKNEPLSCSPDGKYCLYGFNFEKLIDIQSKKVIPLIKDF
- a CDS encoding DUF2759 domain-containing protein, which produces MGLVIIFALVAVLAGIGAWSALKNKNILGFVFGAGSFVVFGGFALLTLINSGYPAVH
- a CDS encoding M14 family metallopeptidase, encoding MRVKVRSGDTLWYYSRLFMIPLNLLIDSNPTINPNSLFIGQEVLIPGFITQTYKIKKGDTLWKISVGKHLAVDALLLINQNMNPNQLQTGSTILIPKRVITPIVSGMKNYHYEAVTEDIRNLKAIFPFIKVTTIGNTVLGKPIYEIQLGKGTKKVHFNASIHANEWITSSVLMALLNYFLLSLTNIKPIRGLQTMPLYQSVNISIVPMVNPDGVDLVLNGPSPEVREQVININRGSTDFSGWKANIRGVDLNDQFPAKWEIEKERSPEKSPAPRDYPGTAPLTEPEAIAMADLAKNRQFNRVLAFHTQGEEIYWGYEGLEPPESRALAEEFSRVSGYKSVQYIYSFAGFKDWFIKEFRKPGFTIEMGKGINPLPLSQFDEIFEEVLGIYLAALYM
- a CDS encoding helix-turn-helix transcriptional regulator → MEQTLKITNVLSDPTRYYIYQYITKRHNEVTVQEIADNFNIHPNVARLHLSKLEDVNMLVSETQKTGKGGRPSRLYRLSDDVIQLHFPYRDYQLLSKIAMQTLLSLGEQAKSALYETGKKFGLELIDQEKNRSSQFNESLSFDQKLNIIKNAATMSGFHPEFEANDEKTKIYFQIFNCPFKEVAADHEESVCNMHFEFLKGMFEALFDEIELIEKENMLNGCESCSYHAFVTN
- a CDS encoding MBL fold metallo-hydrolase, which translates into the protein MKWNQIPLGPLQTNCYVLSKEDNSCLIFDPGEESEKLSDYIRHNQLKPHAIILTHAHFDHIGVVEDIREEFGIPVYIHKKEADWLLDPALNGSLRYEMIKNVSGKPADYFITEEQEMTIGDFTFQILETPGHSPGSLSFYFQDSGLVIAGDALFNGSIGRTDLPFGNHNQLIKSIHDKLLILPEETIVLSGHGPATTIGQEMDSNPFLNGF